The Paenibacillus macerans genome includes a window with the following:
- a CDS encoding amidase family protein, with protein sequence MKLHRWNWKKSSSLLLTGVLMTGLWTGGTPAEAASASAAASAAASSARAGKTQGFITADQFYLSMKEAAAEAGSALTLDVPQGAKMQRSNAAVFLQQWLNLKDAAETFDDVADDASYAPAVGAVVKAGLMEGYSKTLFMPGQPLTAEDLTILHDRVAGHLKPFVLEEATIADMQLAIDQGKLTSKQLVQMYLDRIAKYDDQGVSLQAVLTLNPDALSIAEALDQERAAKGPRGPLHGIPILVKDNFDTADMPTTAGCLCLKDSIPGKDAEQIAKLKEAGAIILGKTNLHEFAFGITTSSSLGGQTKNPYAPDHYPGGSSGGTGAAVAANFAAAGLGTDTGGSIRIPSSFNSLVGIRPTVGLSSRDGIIPLALTQDVGGPMARTVEDAAIMLDATAGYDPDDTATAYSVGHIPASYTAFLDTDGLKGARIGVAVELFQNGNDREKTVSDVVYHAVDELKALGAAAIPVTIPNLAEINEYPSLSGYEFKFQLNEYLQELGDGAPYHSLAEIIASGEYDKAQEQSMKAREARETLETEEYKDILLNRTKLTRDALLKVMADYDLDAIVYPTTTQPAAFIGESQASGNNNRLSPFSGFPAITVPAGFTPNGLPVGIEFLGRAFDEGTLIKLAYSYEQGTHHRHAPKLTP encoded by the coding sequence ATGAAACTACATCGCTGGAATTGGAAAAAAAGCAGTTCCCTGCTATTAACCGGGGTTCTGATGACCGGGCTATGGACCGGCGGCACACCAGCGGAGGCCGCTTCGGCCTCTGCTGCGGCTTCTGCTGCGGCTAGTAGTGCCAGGGCTGGGAAAACCCAAGGTTTTATCACGGCAGATCAATTTTACCTTTCGATGAAGGAGGCCGCCGCCGAAGCGGGATCCGCCCTAACGCTCGACGTTCCTCAAGGCGCGAAAATGCAGCGCAGCAACGCCGCCGTCTTCCTTCAGCAATGGCTGAATTTGAAAGATGCGGCGGAAACCTTCGATGATGTAGCGGACGATGCCTCCTATGCACCGGCGGTTGGGGCTGTTGTCAAAGCCGGCTTAATGGAGGGGTATTCCAAAACCCTGTTTATGCCGGGGCAACCGCTAACGGCTGAGGACTTGACGATTTTGCATGATCGCGTCGCGGGTCATTTGAAACCGTTTGTGCTCGAAGAGGCGACGATCGCCGATATGCAGTTAGCGATAGATCAGGGCAAGCTGACCTCAAAGCAACTCGTTCAAATGTATTTGGACCGCATCGCCAAATACGACGACCAGGGCGTCTCGCTGCAGGCTGTTCTGACCTTAAATCCCGACGCTTTGAGCATTGCCGAAGCTCTCGATCAGGAACGGGCCGCGAAAGGGCCGCGCGGACCGCTTCATGGCATCCCTATTTTGGTTAAGGACAATTTCGATACGGCTGACATGCCTACCACCGCTGGCTGCCTATGCTTGAAAGATTCCATTCCGGGCAAGGATGCCGAGCAAATCGCCAAATTGAAAGAGGCCGGCGCCATTATTTTGGGCAAAACCAACCTGCATGAGTTCGCTTTCGGCATCACGACCTCCAGCTCCCTTGGCGGGCAAACGAAAAATCCGTACGCGCCCGACCATTATCCCGGCGGCTCCAGCGGCGGCACCGGTGCGGCGGTCGCGGCCAATTTCGCCGCAGCCGGCCTTGGGACCGACACCGGCGGATCGATTCGCATCCCGTCCAGCTTCAACAGCCTGGTGGGCATACGCCCTACGGTCGGTTTGTCCAGTCGCGACGGCATCATCCCGCTGGCCTTGACGCAGGACGTCGGCGGCCCGATGGCCCGCACGGTGGAGGATGCCGCTATCATGCTGGACGCCACCGCCGGGTATGATCCGGATGATACGGCAACCGCGTACAGCGTCGGGCATATTCCCGCAAGCTATACCGCGTTTCTGGATACGGACGGTTTAAAAGGCGCCCGGATCGGTGTCGCCGTCGAACTGTTTCAAAACGGCAATGATCGGGAAAAGACCGTCTCCGATGTCGTTTACCATGCGGTCGATGAGCTGAAGGCCCTGGGAGCTGCGGCCATTCCGGTCACCATTCCGAACCTGGCGGAAATCAACGAGTACCCCAGCCTAAGCGGATACGAGTTCAAATTTCAATTGAATGAGTACCTTCAGGAGCTGGGAGACGGCGCACCTTATCATAGCCTGGCGGAAATTATCGCATCGGGAGAGTATGACAAGGCTCAGGAGCAGTCCATGAAAGCCCGCGAGGCTCGGGAAACGCTGGAAACGGAGGAATATAAGGATATTTTGCTGAACCGGACCAAATTAACGCGCGATGCCCTTCTAAAAGTGATGGCCGATTACGACCTGGATGCGATCGTTTACCCGACGACGACGCAACCGGCCGCGTTCATCGGCGAGAGCCAGGCTTCCGGCAACAACAACCGCCTTAGCCCATTCTCCGGTTTCCCGGCCATCACCGTTCCAGCCGGGTTTACCCCAAACGGTTTGCCCGTCGGCATTGAATTCCTGGGCCGGGCTTTTGACGAAGGGACCCTGATTAAGCTGGCATACAGCTATGAACAAGGGACTCATCATCGCCACGCCCCTAAATTGACACCATAA